One Phoenix dactylifera cultivar Barhee BC4 unplaced genomic scaffold, palm_55x_up_171113_PBpolish2nd_filt_p 000113F, whole genome shotgun sequence genomic window, ACGAAAAggagataaaatatgaaaacACCAACACCGATTTTATTCTATTAAGGACTAGAACATACTTGCAATGCTTTGATAAAACATGCTCCAGATCATTTTGCAATAACTGTAATAGTTCATGCCGATTATCAAGGTATCAAGAAGGCAGCCAAGAATTCATCTAAAtgttaaaaagagaaaaaaaaaagggctggGGAAAGAGAGGTGTTCACAGCAGATGCAAAGTCAGAGGATAAGGAAAGCaaaagaatttccaagaagcaTGCTGGAACTCTCCATGGCCAAAACCAAAGAGCAAACAAAAACCTGAATTGCCTCTAACATAAGCATTTATTTACATATATGAGCTGCACCACTTCACACTCCTTGCTGTTCAATGCTAAGTCTGCTTTGGCATCCAGATTTCTTTAGGTTCTAAAATCAATGACTAACAATTGAATGccacatataatgaatagaatGCAGAGAAACTTTTGTGTACTTTGAAgttatttcatttaaaaaatcTAGTTCTAAAAGACAGAAAAGCTTTCTGATACTTGGCCCCCTTTCTTAGTTCAGTGCTCCTCCATGATGTTCTTACCAAGATATCCAATATCCACCTTTTAACCAAATGCTGACATCAAGGAAATTTAAAGATCTGTCATCAATTGTAAACATGTTTTTGATACAATTTTCAAGATATTATTTAGGAATCACTTGCTATCACTACTAAGAGCTTTTGAGCCATTCAAATGGGTTCCATTATCAAAAATGAAAACAGAAAAGGCATCTCAAACTTACATCTCATATCCAATAAATGGAATCCAAGATACATCACAGATCATGACAGAAGAGAGTTAAGGCAACAAGAACACACAAATCTATGGACCAATACATTATGATGACAGAAACAATGAACGTGAAACAAAATACAACAAACAGATACAGATTGAAATTTCTCAGCTTTCCAATTACAGAATCAAATGAACAGCACATAAACTTCAGTTTAATACCTCATCAAGCTTACAGTGGGATGACCAAGAATCCCTACATTGTCCTCGTTTCCCTTCCCTCCATGCTCTCCTTATGCACCGGTCAACACGTATTGATCCCATCCTTACAATCCCTGGTCAGGTTATTGAATGTCTCGACCCTCGTCTTTCCCCTGTACAGCACCTCTGTATCCACTGCCACCCTCATATACCCATCAAACTCCACCGGCCGTCCACCATTGAGTGCCATTGTCTCATTATACCACTCGCTCTTGTTCCCCCACATCTCCTTGTAATCATCGAGCAAATGCACCTTGAAGTGCGACCTCAGCTTATCGAAGTAGTTATAGAACAGCTCATTGGTAGCTATGTATAAGTTCCTCATAGGTTTAATTACATTCACCAGCTTCTTCACAAGCACATCCGGGGATGTGTCAGCATCCAAATTAGGCCACAGCAGCTTATTCTGAGCCTTCTCCCCGCGGACCACATGGACGGCATCATAATCCCAGTCCATCTTTCCGGCGATCTCCGTGACAATGTTCATCAGCCGCTTTGACTTCCAGATGGCATGCCATGGCCGCTGCACATACTTGGCAGCCCGGCCCTCGCACACACGGTACCAGTAGTTCTCAGGCTCCGGCCCATCGAACTGCCTCCAGATGATCGTGCTCCTGTCCTTCTTGAGCTGCATTGGGGTGACCTTGTAGGTGGGCACCTTGCGAACCCCGATCCGGCCGCCCCCCTTCTTCTGGGCAGCCGTGCGGTCCCACCACCGCCATTGCCGTAAGAAATTTCCCTCTTCCACCACCGACGCCGACTCCTTGAGGTGCTCGAAATCAAAGTAAAACCGGAAATCCTTGCCCTCCTCATCTCGGCCACTAGGATTATAAGTGGCAGCCAGGCAAATGCTCAGATCCATGACGAAGGTCCGGTTCAAGAACTGCGCTTCCCCGAGGCCGCACAAGAAGCTCCAGAGATAGTGATTCATCCCCTTGCAGTAGTCTCCTCCGCGAGTGTAGTAGAGATAACGCCCCTTCCGGAAGTCTGATTCGGATCCGAGTGTCGGGATCGTGTCGTTGATCTCGGCGTCGGAGATCTGGACGGCCGGGGCGGTGGCGGAAGAGGACGACGATGGGCGGGTGCGGCGTCGGGCGGCGTTGGTGCCGGAGCGAAATTTGCCAGCGAAGACGACCTCGAATGTGCAGTTGTCGGCGGGGGCGAGCCGGAAGCGACGGTAGTCCCTGTAGCGGCGCCAGGATTTCTCCTTCCGGTTGCGAAAGCGCCAGGCGCCGTCGCACTCGTCGGGCTTGGATCCGGCGACGGGGGTCTCGTAGCCGAGGAAGATGATGGAGCGGCGGAAAGAGACCCGGGCGTTGAAGCGCCGGATCGCGACGAGGACGCGGGGATCGGAGCAGTTGAGCGGCGCGTCGGGGTCGCAGGAGGCGACCGCAGCGTCAGGGGCGGAGGCAACAGGCGGcgcggcggcggagggggagaggagggaggcgtTGGGGGGGAGGGAGACGAGgtcttcgccggtggggaggAGGGATTCGTCGGTGGCGAAGGTGGCGTTGGGGAGTGTGGCGGCGAGGTTCTTGGTGAGGGCGGCGGTGGACTGGAGCCAGGGGTCGGGGGGCTGGTAGGTGACGGCGATGACGGTGAAG contains:
- the LOC103698611 gene encoding uncharacterized protein LOC103698611, which gives rise to MKETGGAAVAAELPVGQKLIKVISNVCFTAFVFSVLVFTVIAVTYQPPDPWLQSTAALTKNLAATLPNATFATDESLLPTGEDLVSLPPNASLLSPSAAAPPVASAPDAAVASCDPDAPLNCSDPRVLVAIRRFNARVSFRRSIIFLGYETPVAGSKPDECDGAWRFRNRKEKSWRRYRDYRRFRLAPADNCTFEVVFAGKFRSGTNAARRRTRPSSSSSATAPAVQISDAEINDTIPTLGSESDFRKGRYLYYTRGGDYCKGMNHYLWSFLCGLGEAQFLNRTFVMDLSICLAATYNPSGRDEEGKDFRFYFDFEHLKESASVVEEGNFLRQWRWWDRTAAQKKGGGRIGVRKVPTYKVTPMQLKKDRSTIIWRQFDGPEPENYWYRVCEGRAAKYVQRPWHAIWKSKRLMNIVTEIAGKMDWDYDAVHVVRGEKAQNKLLWPNLDADTSPDVLVKKLVNVIKPMRNLYIATNELFYNYFDKLRSHFKVHLLDDYKEMWGNKSEWYNETMALNGGRPVEFDGYMRVAVDTEVLYRGKTRVETFNNLTRDCKDGINTC